The proteins below are encoded in one region of Silene latifolia isolate original U9 population chromosome 2, ASM4854445v1, whole genome shotgun sequence:
- the LOC141630345 gene encoding uncharacterized protein LOC141630345, which yields MFREPTEAEREADLAGASGDDLLLPGEDYSAFLYRRLAYWPVVEVEAAGVEPPVYPETLEYTDATGRTTISELRDFDVAVTDAGLDDWQHLIRRVAPSRFVALWRVANRLRATAIEALVGGRGRQGDRELERELAQSREETARLSRELEFRDAEIAALTARVAELEGVHQ from the exons atgttcagggagcctactgaggctgagagggaggcggacctggctggtgccagtggcgacgaccttcttctgcctggcgaggactactcagcgttcctttacaggaggttggcgtactggccagtagtg gaggttgaggcggcgggcgtcgagcccccagtgtaccccgagactcttgagtacactgacgcgactgggaggacgacgatctccgagttgcgtgactttgacgtagctgtgacggatgctggcctagacgactggcagcatctgattcggagg gtcgcgccatctcggtttgtggcactatggagggtggccaaccggctacgagctaccgccatcgaggcactcgtcggtggtcgaggtcgtcag ggtgaccgcgagctggagcgagagttggcccagtctcgggaggagacggctcgcttgtcgagggagctcgagtttcgggacgccgagattgctgctcttacggcgagggttgctgagttggagggtgtccaTCAGTAG
- the LOC141641346 gene encoding uncharacterized protein LOC141641346 — MLRTSLTPLISSFHLTFKSPKFKFIRRNSHSNTQCTPTVCQNASTNSTPMYQLPPTSVYVHLPFCRKRCHYCDFPIVALGSSMNQSHDDDPRIVDYVELICREIKGTRLDFDEYPPLETVFFGGGTPSLVPPRLVSKVLETLRAKFGVVSDAEISIEMDPGTFDAEKLRGLTGLGVNRVSLGVQAFQEELLKACGRAHGIAEVYEAIDIVKSCGVVNWSMDLISSLPHQTTKMWDETLQLTVGAEPKHVSVYDLQVEKDTKFDVLYTPGDFPLPSEFQSAEFYKMASETLTKAGYEHYEISSYSKNGYQCQHNVTYWNKSVLLLF; from the exons ATGCTTAGAACTTCATTAACGCCATTAATCTCATCTTTTCACTTAACATTCAAATCCCCCAAATTCAAATTCATACGTAGAAATTCTCATTCCAATACACAATGCACACCAACTGTTTGTCAAAATGCCTCAACGAACTCAACACCAATGTATCAACTCCCTCCAACCTCAGTTTACGTCCACCTCCCGTTCTGCAGGAAACGCTGTCATTACTGCGACTTCCCTATCGTCGCTCTAGGTTCATCGATGAACCAATCCCATGATGATGATCCTCGCATTGTCGATTATGTAGAGTTGATATGTAGGGAGATTAAGGGTACAAGATTAGATTTTGATGAATACCCACCTCTTGAAACTGTGTTTTTTGGTGGGGGTACTCCTTCTTTAGTCCCACCGAGGCTTGTCTCAAAGGTGCTTGAGACGTTGAGAGCGAAATTCGGGGTGGTGTCGGATGCTGAGATTAGTATAGAGATGGATCCTGGTACTTTTGATGCTGAAAAGCTGAGGGGATTGACCGGGTTGGGTGTGAATCGAGTGTCGTTGGGTGTGCAGGCTTTTCAGGAGGAATTGCTGAAGGCCTGTGGGAGAGCTCATGGGATTGCAGAGGTTTATGAGGCAATCGATATTGTCAAGTCATGCGGTGTTGTGAACTGGAGTATGGACTTGATTTCTTCCTTGCCTCATCAGACAACGAAAATGTGGGACGAAACTTTGCAGCTCACAGTTGGTGCAGAACCCAAGCATGTATCTGTATATGATTTGCAAGTCGAGAAAGATACGAAATTTGACGTACT GTATACGCCGGGTGACTTTCCGTTGCCATCTGAATTCCAATCTGCAGAGTTCTACAAAATGGCTTCAGAGACGCTTACTAAAGCGGGCTATGAGCACTACGAAATCAGTAGCTATTCAAAAAACGGGTATCAGTGCCAACACAATGTCACTTACTGGAACAAATCAGTCTTGCTCCTGTTTTAG